A portion of the Acidihalobacter yilgarnensis genome contains these proteins:
- a CDS encoding alanyl-tRNA editing protein, with the protein MTLRKYFLSDQSASSARVLSCSGNDGAYRIILRETLFHPQGGGQPADQGWIADARIQHVTQEQDVIIHHAETPVTPGNVETRIDEVLRHLHSRLHSAGHLIGNLGALLGWRPIKANHAQDKASVTFKAGDHAQTLDETALQERLHGLVRQNLPRQVVVDADGFRTIGFGGLQPFPCGGTHVTSTGEIGEIVLRGIKHSKGSTTIAYDVRA; encoded by the coding sequence ATGACCCTACGCAAATATTTCCTCAGTGACCAATCGGCCTCCAGCGCCCGCGTACTCTCCTGCAGCGGTAACGATGGCGCGTACCGGATCATCCTGCGCGAAACCCTATTTCACCCGCAGGGCGGCGGACAACCCGCCGACCAGGGGTGGATCGCCGATGCCCGGATACAGCACGTCACCCAGGAACAGGACGTAATCATCCACCACGCGGAAACGCCTGTGACCCCAGGCAACGTCGAGACCCGGATCGACGAGGTACTCCGGCACCTACATTCTCGGCTGCACTCGGCGGGCCACCTCATCGGCAATCTCGGTGCCCTGCTCGGTTGGCGTCCAATCAAGGCCAATCATGCGCAGGACAAGGCCAGCGTGACCTTCAAGGCCGGCGACCACGCGCAGACGCTAGACGAAACGGCCTTGCAGGAACGCCTGCACGGGTTGGTCCGCCAGAACCTCCCAAGACAAGTGGTGGTCGATGCGGACGGCTTCCGCACGATCGGCTTCGGTGGCCTGCAACCTTTCCCCTGCGGTGGCACGCATGTCACCTCGACCGGTGAAATCGGCGAGATCGTGCTGCGCGGCATCAAACACTCGAAGGGCAGCACCACCATCGCATACGACGTGCGGGCATAA
- a CDS encoding LysE family translocator, translating into MHINYLNEFITLATIHFMAVVIPGPDFVITVRQSIRFGRLAGIVTAIGIGAGISLHVLYTLIGVGALIHTTPWLLGTAKIVGGLYIVYLGFKMLRSHASPIQSIPELSASGTDMTQHPAQSIKKAFWIGFLTNATNPKATLFFLAIFTTVINPGTPMKIQILFGLWMCAVNALWFVFVSIFFTHPRTRQVFERMGPWFERTMGAILIVFAGKLMLSL; encoded by the coding sequence ATGCATATCAACTATCTGAATGAATTCATCACGCTGGCGACAATTCACTTCATGGCCGTCGTCATTCCCGGCCCCGATTTCGTGATCACCGTGCGCCAAAGCATACGCTTCGGACGGCTGGCCGGGATTGTCACGGCCATCGGCATTGGTGCGGGTATTTCTTTGCACGTGCTGTATACCCTGATCGGCGTGGGCGCCCTCATTCACACCACGCCGTGGCTGCTGGGCACTGCCAAAATCGTCGGTGGGCTTTATATCGTGTATTTGGGTTTCAAAATGCTCCGGAGCCACGCCAGCCCGATCCAATCGATCCCCGAATTATCGGCTTCCGGCACGGACATGACGCAGCACCCCGCGCAGAGCATCAAAAAAGCCTTTTGGATCGGATTTCTCACCAACGCCACCAACCCGAAGGCCACGCTATTTTTCCTCGCCATTTTCACGACGGTGATCAACCCCGGCACGCCCATGAAAATCCAGATCCTGTTCGGTCTCTGGATGTGCGCCGTCAATGCCCTGTGGTTCGTATTCGTCAGTATTTTCTTCACCCACCCGCGCACACGGCAGGTATTCGAGCGCATGGGCCCCTGGTTCGAACGCACCATGGGCGCCATCCTCATCGTCTTCGCCGGCAAACTAATGCTTTCGCTGTAG
- a CDS encoding 2OG-Fe(II) oxygenase has translation MLNENSTLDLPLLKRLVDGTDTAAVIRQYIPQELAVLLGEKILGKGFSRYINAPSIGRIGMAFYETERKRGLMEKYFDDAVRGIHELREKCAPYLSPMDTLRCMLDELWPVGANLASLYGRKMHVGLSRIVEPGIHFLAHHDILEKDAPGTEEARSLRAQLACNIYLKMPDEGGALQIWDRFLTPDEFDGIRGDCYGIHPDVLGHPDVEVRPEPGDLIIFDSTRMHAVTPGRHQSRLSLSCFIGYRGPTAPLVVWS, from the coding sequence ATGCTTAACGAGAACAGCACACTCGATCTGCCCCTGCTTAAACGACTGGTCGACGGAACGGATACTGCAGCGGTCATCAGACAATACATCCCTCAAGAACTCGCCGTGCTGCTCGGCGAAAAAATTCTGGGCAAGGGTTTTTCCCGGTACATCAACGCGCCGAGCATTGGGCGCATCGGCATGGCCTTTTACGAAACGGAAAGAAAACGCGGGCTCATGGAAAAATATTTCGATGATGCCGTGAGGGGTATTCACGAACTTCGCGAGAAATGCGCGCCCTATCTCTCACCCATGGACACGCTCCGCTGCATGCTCGACGAGCTATGGCCAGTCGGCGCAAATCTCGCCAGCCTGTACGGCAGGAAAATGCACGTCGGGCTCTCCAGGATCGTCGAGCCCGGCATCCATTTCCTCGCCCACCACGACATCCTTGAAAAGGATGCGCCAGGCACCGAGGAGGCGCGGAGCCTGCGGGCGCAACTGGCCTGCAATATCTATCTGAAAATGCCCGATGAGGGCGGCGCCCTGCAAATCTGGGATCGATTTCTCACGCCCGACGAATTCGACGGAATCCGTGGCGATTGCTACGGCATACACCCGGACGTACTCGGCCACCCTGACGTCGAGGTGCGGCCGGAACCCGGTGATCTGATCATTTTCGACTCGACAAGAATGCACGCCGTAACGCCTGGCCGGCACCAGTCGCGCCTGAGTTTATCGTGTTTTATCGGTTATCGCGGTCCGACGGCGCCGCTCGTCGTATGGAGCTGA